From Desulforegula conservatrix Mb1Pa, a single genomic window includes:
- the glpA gene encoding anaerobic glycerol-3-phosphate dehydrogenase subunit A — protein MVRGHTRIVIIGCGVTGAGIARDLSLRGVECVVLDASDSASGASGSNHGLLHSGARYAVKDPKAAEECSLESEILKKIAPHCIEDTGGLFVGLPGDDEKYFSDFEESCSKENIEFRALDTAYALELEPSLSKKIITAYALSDATVDPFRLTLENLEDAKVHGCTFLPYSKVVGFGIHKGRIEKVRFRNLIAGDESEITADYIINATGAWAAKVTDLAGIYIPVRCSKGTLIVSASRITGSVVNRLRSPSDGDIIVPGGTVSIIGTSSSIIENPDSAFPQPSETDYLIEEASLMVPQFSDTRFIRAYSGVRPLFDTGDNKEHRCISRGYVLRDHSGDGIDNFATISGGKLTTYRLMAEKTVDLVCSKLGIDAVCQTATKMLPDSRKTSWSIPCASAKHYFLSAKNGGRLLCECEMISEHIVDEIVDDLLSQGREPTLNEIALRSRVGKGPCQGCGCSSRIAAYLHERGIYKGRDGIRQIKSMTQSRWKGLRPVICGDAAAQLELQESVQMGIFGIERQ, from the coding sequence ATGGTAAGAGGTCATACCAGAATAGTGATAATAGGTTGCGGGGTGACAGGCGCGGGGATTGCCCGGGATCTGTCTCTCAGAGGTGTCGAGTGCGTGGTTCTTGATGCGAGTGATTCGGCATCCGGCGCATCTGGTTCAAACCATGGACTTCTGCATAGTGGGGCAAGATACGCCGTTAAAGACCCGAAGGCAGCGGAAGAGTGTTCGCTGGAGTCAGAGATCTTGAAAAAAATCGCTCCCCACTGCATTGAGGATACAGGCGGACTTTTTGTCGGTCTTCCTGGTGATGATGAAAAGTATTTTTCAGACTTTGAAGAATCATGTTCTAAAGAGAACATAGAATTTCGAGCTCTTGATACTGCTTATGCACTTGAGCTTGAGCCGTCGCTGAGTAAAAAAATTATTACGGCCTATGCTTTAAGCGACGCAACAGTTGATCCATTCAGGCTCACACTCGAAAATCTTGAAGATGCCAAAGTTCATGGCTGTACTTTCCTGCCTTATAGTAAGGTGGTTGGCTTTGGGATTCACAAAGGCAGGATAGAAAAGGTCAGATTCAGAAACCTTATTGCAGGGGATGAATCTGAAATTACGGCGGATTATATTATAAACGCTACAGGTGCATGGGCGGCAAAGGTGACTGATCTCGCCGGTATTTATATTCCTGTAAGATGTAGCAAGGGGACCTTGATCGTTTCGGCAAGCCGAATTACAGGCTCTGTTGTGAACAGGCTTAGAAGTCCCTCGGATGGAGATATTATAGTTCCTGGTGGAACAGTATCCATAATAGGAACCTCATCATCTATAATTGAGAATCCTGATTCCGCATTTCCTCAGCCTTCAGAAACAGATTATCTGATTGAGGAAGCATCACTTATGGTTCCTCAATTTTCTGACACAAGATTCATTAGGGCATATTCAGGTGTAAGGCCACTTTTTGATACAGGAGATAACAAAGAGCATCGTTGCATCAGCAGAGGTTACGTTCTGAGGGATCACTCAGGCGACGGCATAGATAATTTTGCTACAATTTCAGGAGGCAAACTTACAACATACAGGCTTATGGCTGAAAAGACAGTTGATCTTGTGTGTTCAAAGCTTGGTATTGATGCCGTCTGCCAGACTGCAACGAAAATGTTGCCTGACAGCAGAAAAACATCCTGGAGCATTCCTTGCGCGTCTGCAAAGCATTATTTTCTGAGTGCAAAAAACGGTGGCAGGTTGCTTTGCGAATGCGAGATGATTTCTGAACACATTGTTGATGAGATCGTGGATGATCTTTTAAGCCAGGGCAGAGAACCCACTCTTAATGAAATAGCTCTCAGGAGCAGGGTTGGTAAAGGTCCGTGCCAGGGTTGCGGCTGTTCTTCCAGGATTGCGGCCTATCTGCATGAGCGCGGTATCTATAAGGGCCGTGACGGCATAAGGCAGATAAAGTCAATGACACAAAGCAGATGGAAGGGATTAAGACCTGTTATTTGCGGAGACGCAGCGGCCCAGCTGGAGCTCCAGGAATCAGTACAAATGGGAATTTTTGGAATAGAAAGGCAGTAA
- a CDS encoding DeoR/GlpR family DNA-binding transcription regulator — MENDDKRLKEIAASLPERQKKILALVQGQGYASIEALSIEFDVTPQTIRRDMKNLCDLDLLKRYHGGAALGSSVQNLPYTDRQAICSEEKVRIARMLASHIPDNASIFINIGTSTEAVAKELLGHTGLRVITNNLHVAMIMSENTDFEIIITGGILRNRDLGITGEATIDFIRQFRADYAIIGISGIDHDGSLLDFDFHEVRVTKAIMENARKVFMIADHTKFGRSALVKLGEISEITSVFTNDELQPHFMNLLKETGIQIFIAKQ, encoded by the coding sequence ATGGAAAATGATGACAAGAGGTTGAAGGAAATTGCCGCAAGTCTGCCTGAAAGACAGAAAAAAATACTTGCCCTCGTCCAGGGGCAGGGATATGCCTCAATAGAGGCCCTATCCATAGAATTTGACGTAACTCCCCAGACCATTCGAAGGGACATGAAAAACCTATGCGATCTTGATCTTCTGAAAAGATATCATGGCGGGGCAGCCCTGGGCTCAAGCGTCCAAAACCTCCCATATACAGACAGACAGGCCATATGTTCAGAGGAAAAAGTGCGCATAGCCAGAATGCTTGCATCCCACATTCCTGACAACGCATCTATTTTCATAAATATAGGCACGTCGACCGAAGCTGTTGCCAAGGAACTGCTTGGACACACAGGCCTTCGTGTGATTACAAACAATCTTCATGTTGCAATGATCATGAGTGAAAATACGGATTTTGAAATAATAATTACCGGTGGAATTTTAAGAAATCGTGATCTTGGGATTACAGGAGAAGCAACCATTGATTTCATCCGGCAGTTCAGGGCGGATTACGCCATCATTGGCATAAGCGGCATTGACCATGATGGATCACTTCTTGATTTTGACTTTCATGAGGTAAGGGTTACAAAGGCAATCATGGAAAACGCCAGAAAGGTTTTCATGATCGCTGACCATACTAAATTCGGACGCAGCGCATTGGTAAAATTAGGGGAAATTTCTGAAATAACATCGGTATTCACAAATGATGAGCTACAGCCCCACTTCATGAATCTTCTCAAGGAAACCGGAATTCAAATTTTTATTGCCAAGCAATAA
- a CDS encoding HD-GYP domain-containing protein yields the protein MVDLSTFKVMVVDDAEANVDVLVNTLGDLYDVRVAMDGTSAIEDIFQDPPDLVLLDIIMPGMNGYEVCEKLKANNLTMRIPVIFLTAMTEEKDEARGLALGAVDYITKPFSPELVKARVKNHLELKRHRDNLEELVKERTRELALTQEVTISSLSSLAETRDPETGGHILRTQRYVKLLAQKLQSHPDFRGYLDDRTIELLYISAPLHDIGKVGVPDHILLKPGRLAPEEFEIMKSHVFLGYKILKGAEAKLGNNSFMRFAKEIAFSHQEKWDGSGYPQGLKGRNIPIAGRLMAVADVYDALISKRVYKPPFPHSRAVSIMADGRGTHFDPDMIDAFLEIEGDFKKIALEYADFAEEKENLSTDE from the coding sequence ATGGTCGATCTGTCAACTTTTAAAGTTATGGTGGTGGATGATGCAGAAGCCAATGTCGATGTTCTGGTAAACACGCTTGGGGATCTTTATGATGTAAGGGTTGCCATGGATGGCACAAGCGCCATTGAAGATATTTTCCAAGATCCGCCGGATCTTGTTCTGCTGGACATTATAATGCCGGGCATGAACGGATATGAAGTATGCGAGAAACTTAAGGCCAATAATCTGACCATGAGGATTCCTGTCATATTTCTTACGGCCATGACAGAAGAAAAGGACGAGGCAAGAGGACTTGCTCTGGGCGCAGTTGATTATATTACCAAGCCTTTCAGCCCTGAACTTGTGAAAGCAAGGGTAAAGAATCATCTTGAGCTGAAACGTCACAGGGATAATCTGGAGGAGCTGGTAAAGGAAAGAACAAGGGAACTTGCGCTAACCCAGGAAGTTACCATAAGCAGTCTTTCATCCCTTGCAGAAACCAGGGATCCGGAAACCGGCGGTCATATATTGAGAACCCAGAGATATGTAAAGTTATTGGCCCAGAAATTACAAAGCCATCCTGATTTCCGAGGATATCTGGATGACAGAACAATTGAGCTTTTATATATTTCGGCGCCCCTGCATGACATCGGAAAAGTCGGAGTCCCTGACCACATTCTGCTTAAACCCGGCAGACTTGCGCCAGAAGAATTTGAAATCATGAAAAGCCATGTCTTTCTTGGTTATAAAATATTGAAGGGCGCTGAAGCAAAGCTCGGAAATAATTCTTTCATGCGCTTTGCAAAGGAAATAGCCTTTTCGCACCAGGAAAAATGGGATGGATCAGGTTATCCCCAGGGCCTTAAGGGTCGGAATATACCCATTGCTGGCAGGCTTATGGCTGTTGCCGATGTTTATGATGCACTGATAAGCAAACGGGTCTATAAACCTCCTTTTCCTCATTCAAGGGCTGTTTCGATAATGGCCGATGGCAGGGGAACGCATTTTGACCCTGATATGATCGACGCGTTTCTGGAAATTGAGGGCGACTTTAAAAAAATAGCACTTGAATATGCAGATTTTGCCGAGGAAAAAGAAAATCTTTCAACGGATGAATGA
- a CDS encoding PAS domain-containing hybrid sensor histidine kinase/response regulator yields the protein MNFLKSVGALYSAVVILTITTIVGYYLDHEISSTHKTNLEIRLGIEKIVRLDLKLTDMLYLASISREIDHASDYDNVLNELDSTIQRVLALADNEEARREIASVIDANQKLVLLEKKALDLMKEEKWDDSRYVLFGDEYIKTKRIYTSGSQKTVDIILGDIKSKEEQFRVVREADLGIRICALLLLIWVGILFSRRTGKDLEEQMRLRGELEVINNDLEKRICDRTEELGRMSRQAERRVDFEKALGGLASALYRENTLDGVVAVSLNGMADFLKIPMAAIFVDSNNDSEKTYNRHFSFGYEITADTRISFRYNQGLVGRAAALAKTIATRLSGAEHLLVGGFGGIPMRMAYHIPVTCKGQILAVIEMAVEDALRDDELEWVEKVAISTGNAIMSALDGARLKDAFDHVARSEARTRHILNALGEGVFGIDCSGYITFCNPAALKILGYESSEDVIGKENHSLLHHSRPDGRAFPLEECPMLVSLTKGEVVRLQDDVFWRSDGTSFPVDAICSPIIRDNGTVAGAVVAFYDITDRKRIDEAIRENLRRTHSILGNSPAAVIITSYDGVQSFSNPRLAELLGMPADEIETLRLSDLWANDEDSFRLMDELRENGMVRNFESKCRRADGSSVDVLITACWLDLGDDRLLVTWFYDITERKQAEEAMRQAKELAEYASRAKADFLANMSHEIRSPMNAIIGMNHLLMKTELNSKQKDYSEKIQRSARGLLGVINDILDFSKIEAGKLSMEFIDFDLDEVLNNLSSLVTIKAQEKGLEMVFAVDHDVPRALKGDPLRLGQVLMNLAGNAIKFTEKGEIVISIAPAWISNDDVMIRFEVRDTGIGLTEEQCEKLFQSFQQADTSTTRKYGGTGLGLTICKQLAGMMGGEIGVNSTLGKGSTFWFTARFGILANGMKKNEIIPESLRQMRVLVVDDSMTFAEVLKGYLEEFTFRVDTANSGKEAIELFAGSSGLGREPYDLIFMDWQMPGMNGIEASRKIRHDFEGQATPKIIMVTGYAREDIMNQADEIGLNGFIIKPVTPSLLFDSVVNAFGHPGESNITSKKYSLKMPFGFDEIRGSHILVVEDNEINQQIARELLEDEGFFVTVAENGKAALDIVTQTPPKMLYDLIFMDLQMPVMDGYTASSEIRAWEKSRPVNENNGIMASGRIPIIAMTADAMQGVKEKVLDVGLDDYISKPVDPMDIFNALVKWIRPGKKKLPESYIEKKSKIFDDKNLLPVFANLNIKSGLSHVSGNEKLYREILIKFHRDNEGLADRIRSALASNDMELAVRLAHTVKGVSGTIGAENLQDVASELESALNDMGIYNHDELLLRFENELHKIMVDLEGISSKATEEKTPEAQEKGDEKGLLVLLEELASCVGKRQPAASRQKMNQINSYVWPDEFKEKITALDNFLGKYKYKDASVIIDDMMSKLR from the coding sequence ATGAATTTTCTTAAAAGTGTCGGCGCTTTGTATTCTGCAGTTGTGATTCTGACAATAACAACAATTGTGGGTTATTATCTTGATCATGAGATATCCTCAACTCACAAAACCAACCTTGAAATAAGACTCGGCATTGAAAAAATTGTCAGGCTTGATTTGAAACTGACTGACATGCTCTATCTGGCCTCAATTTCTCGCGAAATAGATCATGCTTCTGATTATGATAATGTCTTAAATGAACTTGACTCGACTATTCAACGGGTGCTCGCGCTTGCCGATAATGAAGAAGCAAGACGGGAGATTGCATCTGTGATTGATGCCAATCAAAAGCTCGTGCTTCTAGAAAAAAAAGCCCTTGATCTGATGAAGGAAGAGAAGTGGGATGACTCAAGATATGTTCTTTTCGGCGATGAATATATCAAGACAAAACGAATCTATACGTCCGGCAGCCAGAAAACGGTTGATATAATTCTTGGAGATATCAAGTCAAAAGAAGAACAGTTCAGGGTGGTCAGGGAGGCAGATCTTGGTATCAGGATTTGCGCGCTACTTCTTCTCATCTGGGTCGGCATACTTTTTTCCAGAAGAACGGGCAAAGACCTTGAAGAGCAAATGAGGCTTAGAGGTGAGCTTGAAGTTATAAATAATGATCTTGAAAAACGTATCTGCGACAGAACAGAAGAACTTGGCCGCATGTCCAGACAGGCAGAGAGGCGCGTTGATTTCGAGAAGGCGCTTGGAGGGCTTGCTTCCGCCTTATACAGGGAAAATACCCTCGACGGGGTTGTGGCCGTGTCCCTGAACGGGATGGCCGATTTTCTGAAAATCCCCATGGCCGCAATATTTGTGGATTCGAATAATGATTCTGAAAAGACTTATAACCGTCATTTTTCATTTGGGTATGAAATCACGGCAGATACCAGGATCAGCTTCAGATATAACCAAGGGCTCGTGGGCAGGGCTGCCGCTCTTGCAAAAACTATAGCCACCAGGCTTTCTGGCGCGGAGCATCTCCTGGTCGGAGGGTTTGGCGGAATACCCATGCGCATGGCCTATCATATTCCTGTGACCTGCAAGGGGCAGATCCTTGCTGTTATCGAAATGGCTGTCGAAGATGCCCTTCGTGACGATGAACTCGAATGGGTTGAAAAAGTTGCCATAAGTACAGGCAATGCAATTATGTCAGCTTTGGACGGGGCGCGCCTTAAAGACGCCTTTGATCATGTCGCAAGGAGCGAGGCAAGGACCAGGCATATCCTTAATGCCCTGGGAGAGGGTGTCTTTGGGATTGACTGTAGTGGATATATTACTTTTTGTAATCCGGCAGCCCTTAAAATACTTGGATACGAATCGTCAGAAGATGTTATCGGAAAAGAAAATCACAGTCTTTTGCATCACTCACGGCCTGATGGCCGTGCTTTCCCTTTGGAAGAGTGCCCTATGCTGGTATCACTTACTAAAGGAGAGGTTGTCAGGTTGCAGGATGATGTGTTTTGGCGCTCTGATGGCACATCTTTTCCTGTCGATGCCATTTGCAGCCCGATTATCAGGGATAATGGGACTGTGGCCGGAGCGGTCGTGGCTTTTTACGATATTACCGACAGAAAAAGAATAGATGAGGCAATAAGGGAGAATCTTCGCAGAACCCATAGTATCCTGGGCAATAGTCCGGCTGCCGTGATCATCACATCCTATGACGGAGTTCAGTCTTTTTCTAACCCAAGGCTTGCAGAGCTTTTAGGGATGCCTGCGGATGAAATTGAGACTCTCCGCCTTTCCGATTTATGGGCCAATGACGAAGACAGCTTCAGGCTTATGGATGAGCTTAGAGAAAACGGAATGGTAAGAAATTTCGAATCCAAATGCAGGAGGGCAGACGGGTCGTCTGTGGATGTTCTTATAACTGCCTGCTGGTTGGATTTAGGAGATGATCGCCTACTGGTTACCTGGTTCTATGATATTACTGAAAGAAAACAGGCCGAGGAGGCCATGCGCCAGGCCAAGGAACTCGCGGAGTACGCATCAAGGGCAAAAGCCGATTTTCTTGCGAACATGAGCCATGAGATCAGGTCTCCCATGAATGCGATCATCGGTATGAACCATCTTCTTATGAAGACAGAGCTTAATTCCAAGCAGAAGGATTATTCGGAAAAAATTCAAAGATCTGCAAGGGGGCTGCTTGGTGTGATCAATGATATTCTGGATTTTTCCAAGATAGAAGCCGGCAAGCTTTCGATGGAATTCATAGATTTTGATCTGGATGAGGTTCTTAACAATCTTTCGAGTCTTGTAACCATAAAGGCCCAGGAAAAGGGGCTTGAAATGGTATTTGCCGTAGATCATGATGTCCCGCGTGCTTTAAAGGGAGACCCGCTTAGATTGGGACAGGTTCTTATGAACCTTGCAGGAAATGCCATAAAATTTACAGAAAAGGGTGAGATCGTAATATCCATAGCTCCTGCCTGGATTAGCAATGATGATGTCATGATAAGGTTTGAGGTAAGGGATACAGGTATCGGGCTGACCGAAGAACAGTGTGAGAAACTGTTCCAATCATTCCAGCAGGCAGATACTTCCACAACCCGTAAATATGGAGGCACAGGGCTTGGTCTGACCATATGCAAGCAGCTTGCAGGGATGATGGGCGGTGAAATAGGCGTAAACAGCACCCTGGGCAAAGGAAGCACTTTCTGGTTCACCGCAAGATTCGGCATACTGGCAAATGGAATGAAAAAAAACGAAATCATACCCGAATCACTTCGCCAAATGAGGGTACTCGTTGTTGACGACAGCATGACATTTGCGGAAGTTTTAAAAGGATATCTTGAGGAGTTTACTTTCAGGGTTGACACCGCAAATTCAGGCAAAGAGGCCATTGAGCTTTTTGCCGGCTCATCCGGGCTAGGCAGGGAACCATATGACCTGATTTTCATGGACTGGCAGATGCCAGGAATGAACGGGATAGAGGCGTCGCGCAAGATAAGGCATGATTTTGAAGGTCAAGCCACGCCAAAGATCATAATGGTAACTGGTTATGCCAGGGAAGACATAATGAACCAGGCCGACGAGATTGGTCTTAACGGTTTTATTATCAAGCCTGTGACACCCTCTCTTTTATTTGACTCTGTGGTTAATGCTTTTGGTCATCCTGGCGAATCAAATATCACTAGTAAAAAATATAGTTTGAAAATGCCCTTTGGCTTTGATGAAATACGCGGTTCCCATATTCTGGTTGTGGAAGACAACGAGATTAACCAACAGATAGCGCGTGAACTGCTTGAGGATGAGGGCTTTTTTGTGACTGTTGCAGAAAACGGTAAGGCTGCCCTCGATATAGTCACCCAAACTCCTCCTAAGATGCTTTATGATTTAATCTTTATGGATCTTCAGATGCCGGTCATGGATGGATATACCGCCTCTTCCGAAATAAGGGCATGGGAAAAAAGCAGGCCTGTCAATGAAAATAATGGTATCATGGCATCAGGCAGAATTCCAATCATTGCCATGACTGCTGATGCCATGCAGGGAGTGAAAGAGAAAGTTCTTGACGTGGGGCTTGATGATTATATTTCAAAACCTGTTGATCCAATGGATATATTCAATGCTTTGGTAAAATGGATCAGGCCAGGAAAAAAGAAACTTCCTGAATCCTATATAGAGAAAAAATCCAAAATTTTTGATGATAAAAATTTACTTCCTGTTTTTGCAAATTTAAATATTAAGTCAGGTCTTTCACATGTGAGTGGAAACGAAAAACTGTACAGGGAAATATTAATTAAATTTCATCGTGACAACGAGGGCCTTGCAGACAGAATAAGATCTGCCCTTGCAAGCAACGACATGGAGCTTGCAGTCCGTCTTGCCCATACTGTCAAGGGCGTTTCCGGAACCATAGGCGCTGAAAATCTTCAGGATGTGGCATCCGAACTTGAGTCAGCACTAAATGACATGGGAATTTATAATCATGACGAGCTCCTTCTTCGCTTTGAAAATGAGCTTCATAAAATAATGGTTGATCTTGAAGGAATTTCATCTAAGGCGACTGAAGAGAAAACGCCCGAGGCACAGGAGAAGGGCGATGAAAAAGGTCTTCTTGTTCTTCTTGAAGAGCTTGCTTCTTGTGTAGGCAAACGCCAGCCTGCTGCAAGCAGACAGAAAATGAATCAGATTAATTCATATGTTTGGCCAGATGAGTTTAAAGAAAAGATAACGGCACTTGATAACTTTCTGGGTAAATATAAATACAAGGACGCTTCTGTGATAATAGATGATATGATGAGTAAGCTCAGATAA
- a CDS encoding exodeoxyribonuclease I: MKKTFLFYDIETTGLNKAFDQILQFASIRTDERFNEIERHNIRVALRPDVVPSPEAVLTHMTFGRDENELCELDGISKIHALVNRPGTISLGYNTLGFDDEFLRFSFYRNLLSPYTHQYAAGCNRMDIFAAAIFYFYYKKDAIIWPEKEGKPTLKLEEINKANGFAEGMAHDAMVDVEVTLGLAKKLSGFKDVWEYISGYFSKNDDSSRIEKLPVAFESQFGRHRMGLMVNSDLGYSGSHHAPVLLLGGSIPYKNQTLWLRLDLPEIPSSTLDNVHETTRVARKRLGEPGFMLPPSDRFLKNVSDERMKTASDNIKWLKANPEIFSVIINYHANFRYPEVPNVDADAALYVNGFISKQTEELGRRFIRADFQSKVSMLKEFREKTPSQIAKRILFRNYPESLDIAEIMTEHKFCINSLLPGNENIIPVDHRGDRKLTPESALNTIDDILSGKTERTIDIEQQRILSDLRGYIVSAFIDRKIDL, encoded by the coding sequence CCTTCCTTTTTTACGACATTGAAACCACGGGTCTCAATAAGGCGTTTGACCAGATTCTTCAATTTGCCTCAATACGCACAGACGAAAGATTCAATGAAATTGAAAGACATAATATAAGGGTGGCGCTACGACCTGATGTTGTGCCGTCACCTGAGGCTGTTCTTACGCATATGACCTTTGGGCGTGATGAAAATGAGCTTTGTGAATTGGATGGAATTTCAAAGATTCATGCTTTGGTGAACAGGCCGGGAACAATCAGTCTTGGGTATAACACTCTGGGATTTGATGATGAATTTTTAAGGTTCTCATTTTACAGGAATCTTCTTTCTCCTTATACGCATCAGTATGCTGCTGGCTGTAACAGGATGGATATATTCGCCGCTGCAATTTTTTATTTTTATTATAAAAAAGACGCGATCATCTGGCCTGAAAAGGAAGGCAAGCCGACTTTAAAACTTGAGGAGATAAACAAAGCCAATGGCTTTGCCGAAGGAATGGCGCATGATGCGATGGTCGATGTCGAAGTTACACTTGGGCTTGCAAAAAAACTATCTGGTTTCAAAGATGTTTGGGAATATATTTCAGGGTATTTTTCAAAAAATGATGATTCATCAAGGATAGAAAAACTTCCTGTAGCATTTGAGAGCCAGTTCGGAAGACATAGAATGGGGCTCATGGTAAATAGCGATCTTGGATACTCAGGTTCACACCACGCTCCTGTGCTTCTGCTTGGAGGCTCAATACCATATAAGAATCAGACATTGTGGCTCAGACTCGATCTTCCTGAAATACCTTCTTCTACACTTGATAATGTTCATGAAACGACGAGAGTTGCAAGAAAAAGACTTGGTGAGCCTGGATTCATGCTGCCTCCATCTGATAGATTCTTAAAGAATGTTTCAGATGAAAGGATGAAAACAGCTTCTGATAATATAAAATGGCTTAAAGCAAATCCTGAAATATTCTCGGTCATTATTAATTATCACGCCAACTTCAGATACCCCGAAGTACCGAATGTAGATGCAGACGCGGCTCTTTATGTTAATGGCTTTATTTCAAAACAAACAGAGGAGCTTGGCCGCAGATTTATCCGTGCTGATTTTCAGTCCAAGGTTTCAATGCTGAAGGAATTCCGTGAAAAGACTCCTTCCCAGATTGCAAAACGTATCCTTTTCAGAAACTATCCCGAGTCTCTTGATATTGCAGAAATAATGACAGAACATAAATTCTGCATAAACAGTCTTTTGCCAGGCAATGAAAATATCATACCTGTAGATCACAGAGGCGATAGAAAGCTGACTCCTGAATCTGCTCTGAATACAATAGATGATATCTTGTCCGGCAAGACTGAACGGACGATTGATATTGAGCAGCAAAGAATTTTATCTGATTTAAGAGGCTATATTGTTTCAGCGTTCATTGACAGGAAAATAGACCTTTAG